The Campylobacter ureolyticus ACS-301-V-Sch3b genome has a segment encoding these proteins:
- the tupA gene encoding tungstate ABC transporter substrate-binding protein TupA, producing the protein MQNKLALLALSFITALSLNAKDSDLVMATTTSTDNTGLLDAIAPVYKDKTGVELKWVAVGTGQALEMGKNCDADILFVHSPAVEKKFVDDGYGVDRTAVMYNDFILVADKSLADKFKDKDLPEIFKIIKDEKIKFFSRGDKSGTHNKEISVWKKVAGDVPEKESWYNQTGQGMIATINIAAEQKGVTLTDRGTFIKYEDGLKGNSNMEIISQGDESLKNFYSVMAVNTKNCPKADYENAKEFINWIVSDEAQKFIADFKLMGKPLFTPDAGKRIE; encoded by the coding sequence ATGCAAAATAAATTAGCTTTATTAGCACTTAGTTTTATAACTGCTTTGTCATTAAATGCAAAAGATAGTGATTTAGTTATGGCAACAACTACAAGCACTGATAATACTGGCTTGCTAGATGCCATTGCTCCTGTGTATAAAGATAAAACTGGAGTTGAACTAAAATGGGTTGCTGTTGGAACAGGTCAAGCACTAGAAATGGGTAAAAACTGCGATGCAGATATTTTATTTGTTCACTCACCTGCAGTTGAGAAAAAATTTGTAGATGATGGTTATGGTGTTGATAGAACAGCTGTTATGTATAATGACTTTATTTTAGTTGCTGATAAATCTTTAGCTGATAAATTTAAAGATAAAGATTTGCCTGAAATCTTTAAAATTATCAAAGATGAAAAGATTAAATTCTTTAGTCGTGGTGATAAGAGTGGAACTCACAATAAAGAAATTTCTGTTTGGAAAAAAGTAGCTGGGGACGTGCCTGAAAAAGAGAGTTGGTATAATCAAACAGGACAAGGAATGATAGCTACTATAAATATAGCTGCTGAGCAAAAAGGTGTAACTTTAACCGATAGAGGAACCTTTATAAAATACGAAGATGGTTTAAAAGGCAACTCAAATATGGAAATTATAAGCCAAGGTGATGAAAGTTTGAAGAATTTCTATTCAGTAATGGCTGTAAATACTAAAAACTGTCCAAAAGCTGATTATGAGAATGCAAAAGAGTTTATAAATTGGATAGTAAGCGATGAAGCTCAAAAAT
- the tupB gene encoding tungstate ABC transporter permease TupB: MDFILDGIYEALRLLITFDEETYFAIKTTLCSSFFSIIIALIIGMPLGFCLGYFNFFSKRFLRILSDTGLAMPTVAIGLILYALFSNRGPLGNFALLFTLKAVIIGQICLSLPIVISLTASVIENMEIKHLRLIKSYHLRGYKQILTVLFENRYPLMVVVATTYGRIVAEVGVAMMVGGNIKWHTRTITTAISLETNKGEFAMGIALASVLITIAFLVNLAIYALKKFDK; encoded by the coding sequence TTGGATTTTATACTAGATGGAATTTATGAAGCTTTAAGACTTCTTATTACTTTTGATGAAGAGACTTATTTTGCCATTAAAACAACACTTTGTTCATCATTTTTTTCCATCATTATAGCCTTGATTATCGGTATGCCACTTGGATTTTGCTTAGGATATTTTAATTTTTTTTCAAAAAGATTTTTAAGAATTTTAAGCGATACTGGCCTAGCTATGCCAACTGTTGCAATTGGACTTATTTTATATGCTTTGTTTTCAAACAGAGGTCCACTTGGCAATTTCGCTCTTTTATTTACTTTAAAAGCTGTGATAATTGGTCAAATCTGCCTGTCTTTACCAATAGTAATTTCTCTAACTGCAAGCGTGATAGAAAATATGGAAATAAAACATCTAAGACTTATAAAAAGCTATCATTTAAGAGGCTATAAACAAATTTTAACTGTTTTATTTGAAAATAGATATCCTTTAATGGTGGTTGTAGCAACCACTTACGGCAGAATTGTCGCAGAAGTTGGGGTTGCAATGATGGTAGGAGGAAACATTAAATGGCACACAAGAACCATTACAACTGCTATTTCACTTGAGACAAATAAAGGAGAATTTGCAATGGGAATAGCCCTTGCAAGCGTTCTTATAACAATAGCATTTTTAGTAAATTTAGCTATTTATGCTCTAAAAAAGTTTGATAAATGA